Proteins from one bacterium genomic window:
- a CDS encoding aldehyde ferredoxin oxidoreductase, with protein MAGPEGDRILHVNMTDQTTSFEDFPAEWKLLGGRGLSAKILTRDCDPTCDPLGPDNVLVMAPGVLSGTTAPTSGRISIGCKSPLTGGIKEANAGGNPGQHLMKLGIRAVVVKGQPADADKRYGLRIDEGEVSVVSADDYKGMWNYASCDKLFEGESKNASAISIGPAGELQLAGASVACTDQDQERRPARHAARGGVGAVMGSKGLKWVLVDPGKAKTRQPASKDFNKQNKTYSQEYLDGPQMFKFGTSSVVPMANMLNTFVYKNRTAGQSPDVETLDGARIVESFETRGGGMHNCMTGCIVKCSNIVHDRDGNYKTSALEFETLTLLGASCAIKTFEEVAELDRLCDEVGLDTIETGGAIAILMDAGQMEWGDSDAAIQLLKDIAEGTDRGKMIGNGAVATGKGTGHKRVPHGRGQAIPAWDPRPLKATGVTYAAGPMGADHTAGLVVNPGLGPDEYAQASQECQIVNMVCDSSGFCQFISPTLTLMANYYSLLYGEDVTPEQLGDQGWECLEDEWKFNAAAGWKDEDNGLSECLVEEGIGPDNAMKFDVSLDIINQSKVRFAPRPELYTARASG; from the coding sequence ATGGCCGGACCCGAGGGAGACCGAATCCTCCACGTCAACATGACGGACCAGACGACGTCCTTCGAGGACTTCCCCGCCGAGTGGAAGCTGCTCGGCGGTCGCGGTCTCTCCGCGAAGATCCTGACCCGCGACTGCGACCCGACCTGTGATCCCCTCGGTCCGGACAACGTCCTCGTGATGGCGCCGGGCGTCCTCTCGGGCACGACCGCCCCGACCTCCGGCCGGATCTCGATCGGCTGCAAGAGCCCGCTCACCGGCGGCATCAAAGAGGCCAACGCCGGCGGCAACCCCGGCCAGCACCTGATGAAGCTCGGCATCCGCGCGGTCGTCGTGAAGGGCCAGCCCGCCGATGCGGACAAGCGCTACGGCCTGCGGATCGACGAGGGCGAGGTTTCCGTCGTCTCCGCCGACGACTACAAGGGAATGTGGAACTACGCGTCCTGCGACAAGCTCTTCGAGGGCGAGAGCAAGAACGCGAGCGCGATCTCGATCGGCCCGGCCGGCGAGCTCCAGCTCGCGGGCGCTTCGGTCGCCTGCACCGATCAGGACCAGGAGCGCCGCCCGGCGCGTCACGCCGCCCGCGGTGGCGTCGGTGCCGTGATGGGGAGCAAGGGCCTCAAGTGGGTGCTGGTCGATCCCGGCAAGGCGAAGACCCGTCAGCCTGCCAGCAAGGACTTCAACAAGCAGAACAAGACCTACTCCCAGGAGTACCTGGACGGTCCGCAGATGTTCAAGTTCGGTACGTCCTCGGTCGTCCCGATGGCGAACATGCTGAACACGTTCGTCTACAAGAACCGCACCGCCGGCCAGAGCCCCGACGTCGAGACCCTCGACGGCGCGCGGATCGTCGAGAGCTTCGAGACTCGCGGCGGCGGCATGCACAACTGCATGACGGGCTGCATCGTGAAGTGCTCGAACATCGTCCACGACCGGGACGGCAACTACAAGACGAGCGCGCTCGAGTTCGAGACGCTGACGCTGCTGGGTGCCTCCTGCGCGATCAAGACCTTCGAAGAGGTCGCCGAGCTCGACCGGCTCTGTGACGAGGTCGGCCTCGACACGATCGAGACCGGGGGCGCGATCGCGATCCTGATGGACGCGGGCCAGATGGAGTGGGGCGACTCGGACGCCGCGATCCAGCTGCTCAAGGACATCGCAGAGGGCACCGACCGCGGCAAGATGATCGGTAACGGCGCCGTCGCGACGGGCAAGGGCACGGGCCACAAGCGCGTCCCGCACGGTCGCGGTCAGGCGATCCCGGCCTGGGACCCGCGTCCGCTCAAGGCGACCGGCGTGACCTACGCCGCGGGCCCGATGGGAGCGGATCACACGGCCGGCCTGGTCGTGAACCCCGGCCTCGGTCCGGACGAGTACGCCCAGGCCTCGCAGGAGTGCCAGATCGTGAACATGGTCTGCGACTCCTCGGGCTTCTGTCAGTTCATCTCGCCGACGCTCACGCTCATGGCCAACTACTACTCGCTGCTCTACGGCGAGGACGTGACGCCGGAGCAGCTCGGTGATCAGGGCTGGGAGTGCCTCGAAGACGAGTGGAAGTTCAACGCCGCCGCGGGCTGGAAGGACGAGGACAACGGCCTCTCCGAATGCCTGGTGGAGGAGGGCATCGGCCCGGACAACGCGATGAAGTTCGATGTGTCCCTGGACATCATCAACCAGTCGAAGGTCCGCTTCGCGCCGCGCCCGGAGCTCTACACCGCCCGCGCGTCTGGTTAG
- a CDS encoding molybdopterin molybdotransferase MoeA: MKHDVRMRGFAERVDVEVVEAFLAEHARALEGEPVALLDCVGRVLAEDVTAEVDVPGFPRSAMDGYAIRGEESFGASDYDAIRLEVVGLSLPGNPFESTLQAGQAVRIMTGAPIPDGADAVVKAEVCEEADGVVSISEAVAPRKNVGAIGEDIAKGDPVLAAGRRLRPQDAGLLSSIGRAEVSCVRRPRVRLVVTGDELLPAGSVPAGSQIVDSNSVVLRGLVARDGGDSLPFEILPDVPEKIREAMASEDADVVLVSGGTSVGQEDHAPRLLSELGELTYHGISMRPSSPTGVGRIGDRFVFLLPGNPVSCLAAYEFFAGPTLRALGGRARAWPHRRVTLPLARKIVSEVGRTDYVRVAIEDGQATPLATAGASILSSTVRAAGAVVVPRELEGMREGASVEVLLYDDEVPSA; encoded by the coding sequence GTGAAGCACGACGTTCGCATGCGCGGGTTCGCGGAACGGGTCGACGTGGAAGTGGTCGAGGCGTTCCTGGCGGAACACGCGCGCGCGCTCGAAGGCGAGCCGGTCGCGCTGCTCGACTGCGTCGGCCGGGTCCTCGCCGAGGACGTGACCGCCGAGGTCGACGTGCCGGGCTTCCCGCGATCGGCGATGGACGGCTACGCGATCCGAGGGGAGGAGAGCTTTGGCGCCTCGGACTACGACGCGATCCGCCTCGAAGTCGTCGGTCTCTCGTTGCCCGGAAACCCGTTCGAGTCGACCCTGCAGGCCGGGCAAGCGGTGCGCATCATGACCGGAGCGCCGATTCCCGACGGCGCCGACGCGGTCGTGAAGGCCGAGGTCTGCGAAGAAGCGGACGGCGTGGTCTCGATCTCCGAAGCGGTCGCGCCGCGCAAGAACGTCGGCGCGATCGGAGAGGACATCGCGAAGGGCGATCCGGTCCTCGCGGCGGGGCGCCGGCTGCGTCCCCAGGACGCGGGCTTGCTTTCTTCGATCGGCCGGGCGGAGGTCTCGTGTGTGCGGCGCCCGCGCGTGCGGCTGGTCGTGACCGGCGACGAGCTGCTGCCCGCCGGCTCCGTTCCCGCCGGCTCGCAGATCGTCGACAGCAACTCCGTGGTCCTGCGCGGCCTGGTCGCGCGGGACGGGGGCGACTCGCTTCCGTTCGAGATCCTGCCGGACGTGCCCGAGAAGATCCGCGAGGCGATGGCGAGCGAAGACGCCGACGTGGTCCTCGTCTCCGGGGGGACGTCCGTCGGCCAGGAGGACCACGCGCCTCGCCTCCTCTCCGAACTCGGGGAGCTCACCTATCACGGCATCTCCATGCGTCCGTCGAGCCCGACCGGGGTCGGACGGATCGGCGACCGCTTCGTATTCCTGCTGCCCGGCAACCCGGTCAGCTGTCTCGCGGCCTACGAGTTCTTCGCGGGGCCGACCCTCCGCGCCCTCGGAGGCCGGGCGCGTGCGTGGCCCCATCGACGCGTGACGCTGCCCCTCGCCCGCAAGATCGTTTCCGAGGTCGGGCGAACGGACTACGTGCGCGTGGCGATCGAAGACGGACAGGCGACGCCGCTCGCGACCGCCGGCGCTTCGATCCTCTCCTCGACGGTGCGTGCCGCGGGCGCCGTCGTCGTGCCTCGGGAGCTCGAAGGGATGCGCGAAGGGGCGAGCGTCGAGGTCCTGCTCTACGACGACGAGGTGCCCTCCGCATGA